In Pedobacter sp. W3I1, one DNA window encodes the following:
- a CDS encoding OstA-like protein has product MQKLFVFLFFLISPVFLFGQQPASKIKIVSFSKITGDTKKKISYLRNPVFQQDNATLTCDSAVFYSERNYFEAFKNVHINQLTTDIYSDQLEYDGNKKHAHLTGNVKMIDPTSILTTNILDYNTLTKIGTYTSGGKIVNKEVTLTSKNGYYFSERNVAYFKYDVVVVTPQSVIKSDTMSYNTQDKWTYFYGPTNIKGKDDNLYTENGQYNTLSEDAFFGKKNLYTQGTRSLKGDSLYYYGKKGIGKAVKNIVFSDTKDKMKMFGDLGYYYKLDQRTLVTRNAYLGIGTEDSIMVKNKKRPDSLWMGADTLETQMVLQKTLKLVPKISIKADNQVGEDDEQTGEKKEKGEEKYKPETGSTQKEDKNKRNAARNNRADKKKKNKGDAGIDDPLNLKDKGIDSLKSKVDSLAKGLPTLNPDSLQKNKTLKSKADSIIKNLPKLKTDSLNKLADKANSIVKGVSKTKIDSLQKKITDKASPMVKDISKSKIDSLQKKITKSGAKDSLTKVLGNLKPGALKTDTTKFNPADTVQTRIIKAYHGVKIFKTNIQAKTDSLFYTSADSTLRCYSNPIIWSEGSQQVGDTIFVQFKNKKLNNLQAFRNAFLVNTPKDSLRFNQIKGRLMTGFFKNGKFKNLYVDGNAESIYYTQDDSTKVYKEMNQTLSSRIKFIFKDKENAIEEIVYIKGIEGALNPENTIAKDHVLKGFSWKPTERPKSKKDAIGSSGKPKPKVKAKTVVGKTVTGSKVTTSAGKTPTTVPIPKPKVTLGKDSLNLNKIPQTKPADTSNFGIKPILPKKDAVQVKKDSVQMKKVVDKM; this is encoded by the coding sequence GTGCAAAAACTATTTGTCTTTTTATTCTTTCTAATCAGTCCGGTATTTTTATTCGGCCAGCAACCCGCTTCGAAGATTAAAATTGTTTCGTTTTCCAAAATAACTGGAGATACCAAGAAAAAAATCAGTTATCTACGCAACCCCGTTTTCCAACAGGACAATGCCACTTTAACCTGCGATAGCGCGGTATTTTACAGCGAACGGAATTATTTCGAAGCTTTTAAAAACGTTCACATCAACCAGCTTACAACAGATATTTATTCAGATCAGCTGGAGTATGATGGAAATAAAAAACATGCACATTTAACCGGAAATGTGAAAATGATTGATCCAACATCGATTTTAACGACCAATATTTTAGATTATAATACACTTACCAAAATAGGAACTTATACCAGTGGGGGTAAAATTGTAAACAAAGAAGTAACGTTAACAAGTAAAAACGGCTATTATTTTAGTGAAAGAAACGTTGCCTACTTTAAATATGATGTGGTAGTGGTTACGCCTCAATCGGTCATAAAATCGGATACGATGAGTTACAATACTCAGGATAAATGGACCTATTTTTATGGCCCTACCAATATTAAAGGAAAAGACGACAACCTATACACCGAAAACGGGCAATACAATACACTTAGTGAAGATGCCTTTTTTGGAAAGAAAAATCTTTATACACAAGGTACAAGATCTTTAAAAGGTGATAGTTTGTATTATTATGGGAAGAAAGGTATTGGCAAGGCTGTAAAAAACATCGTTTTCTCTGACACGAAAGATAAGATGAAAATGTTCGGCGATTTAGGTTATTACTATAAATTGGATCAGCGGACTTTAGTTACCAGAAATGCATATTTAGGAATAGGCACAGAAGATTCTATAATGGTGAAGAATAAAAAAAGGCCTGATAGTTTATGGATGGGTGCCGATACTTTAGAAACCCAGATGGTATTGCAAAAAACCTTAAAATTAGTTCCTAAAATTTCGATCAAAGCCGATAATCAGGTTGGAGAAGATGATGAACAAACTGGCGAAAAGAAAGAAAAAGGGGAAGAAAAATATAAACCAGAAACTGGATCTACCCAAAAGGAAGACAAGAATAAACGAAATGCAGCCCGAAACAATAGGGCTGATAAAAAGAAAAAGAACAAGGGCGATGCTGGAATAGATGATCCGCTTAATCTGAAAGACAAGGGTATAGACAGCTTAAAGTCAAAGGTTGATTCACTCGCTAAAGGACTGCCAACGCTTAATCCAGATAGTCTGCAAAAAAATAAGACCTTAAAGAGCAAGGCTGATTCTATAATCAAAAACCTGCCTAAACTTAAAACAGACAGTCTGAATAAGCTAGCTGATAAAGCCAATTCGATAGTAAAGGGTGTATCGAAAACAAAAATCGATAGTTTACAAAAAAAGATCACAGACAAAGCTTCTCCGATGGTTAAAGATATTTCAAAATCTAAGATCGATAGTCTGCAAAAAAAGATAACAAAGTCTGGCGCAAAAGATAGTTTAACAAAAGTTTTAGGAAACTTAAAACCCGGCGCATTAAAGACTGATACTACCAAATTTAACCCCGCTGATACCGTTCAAACCCGAATCATTAAGGCTTATCATGGCGTTAAGATTTTTAAAACGAACATACAGGCCAAAACCGACAGTCTGTTTTATACCAGTGCCGATTCTACTTTACGTTGCTACAGTAATCCGATCATCTGGTCGGAAGGCTCGCAACAGGTTGGCGATACCATATTTGTTCAGTTCAAAAATAAAAAACTAAATAACTTACAGGCCTTCAGGAATGCATTTTTAGTGAATACACCAAAAGATTCATTAAGGTTTAATCAGATAAAAGGCCGGTTGATGACGGGTTTCTTTAAAAATGGGAAATTTAAGAACCTCTATGTAGATGGCAACGCCGAAAGCATTTATTATACCCAAGATGACAGTACAAAGGTGTACAAGGAAATGAACCAAACTCTCAGTAGCAGGATAAAATTCATTTTTAAGGATAAGGAAAATGCGATTGAGGAAATTGTTTATATTAAAGGAATAGAAGGAGCCTTAAATCCCGAAAACACGATTGCAAAAGATCATGTATTAAAAGGATTCTCCTGGAAACCTACAGAAAGGCCAAAATCAAAGAAAGATGCCATTGGTTCTTCTGGGAAACCAAAGCCCAAAGTTAAGGCTAAAACAGTTGTGGGTAAAACTGTGACTGGTTCTAAAGTAACCACTTCCGCAGGCAAAACACCAACAACGGTACCCATTCCAAAACCGAAGGTTACATTAGGAAAAGATAGTTTAAATCTCAATAAAATACCACAAACCAAACCGGCAGACACCAGTAATTTTGGCATTAAACCTATTTTACCAAAAAAGGATGCTGTGCAGGTGAAAAAAGATTCTGTTCAAATGAAAAAGGTGGTTGATAAAATGTAG
- a CDS encoding non-canonical purine NTP diphosphatase, producing the protein MKKLVFATNNQYKTEEIRSALEGKYEVLNLEDIGCLVDIPETADTFEGNATLKSNYVVEHFNLDCFADDSGLEVDALNNEPGVYSARYSGSRDSLENIQLVLMKLEGNSNRKARFKTVISLMQDGKNHIFEGTIEGTIRTELSGSKGFGYDPIFQPAGYEITFAEMDMAEKNKISHRAIALKKMMEFLKG; encoded by the coding sequence ATGAAAAAACTTGTATTTGCAACCAATAATCAGTATAAAACAGAAGAAATACGCTCAGCGCTTGAAGGTAAATATGAGGTGCTGAATCTGGAAGATATTGGTTGTTTGGTTGATATTCCAGAAACTGCTGATACTTTTGAAGGAAATGCAACTTTAAAAAGTAACTATGTGGTAGAACATTTTAATTTAGACTGTTTTGCCGACGATAGTGGCTTAGAAGTAGATGCTTTGAACAACGAACCAGGCGTTTATTCTGCCCGATATTCGGGAAGCCGGGATAGCTTAGAAAATATTCAACTGGTTTTAATGAAACTTGAGGGCAACTCCAATAGAAAAGCAAGGTTTAAAACAGTGATCTCCTTAATGCAAGATGGTAAAAACCACATTTTTGAAGGCACAATTGAGGGAACCATCAGAACAGAATTATCCGGATCGAAAGGCTTTGGCTACGACCCTATTTTTCAGCCAGCTGGTTACGAGATTACCTTTGCCGAAATGGATATGGCTGAGAAGAATAAAATTAGTCACAGGGCTATTGCACTTAAAAAGATGATGGAATTTTTGAAGGGATAG